In Porites lutea chromosome 7, jaPorLute2.1, whole genome shotgun sequence, a single window of DNA contains:
- the LOC140944674 gene encoding uncharacterized protein: MADGRLPSLSCTATVLNNPVEDCLTAVDVIPSDPTITAALNDSDEDAACLEVLEALKDPVQAALNDSAEEAACLEALQAAEADSLPLEFELIPHVDRRVRKFGLHRRVFTTRFVQRRGALRPELIPRDQLPSLLNQALQIAIQRQVLDQPGVHENDHLMINMSSNRLQHAYQSSRVRVRDWLQDTEPAQMMMHQLSKILNSNENFAIDDSFHIEVSHIRDSGVGSGSRGQRPGTQPIEQLLKNKKSVVRIENKDELCCARALVTAKACRDWGSRDEQYKHIRMGRPLQETLARQLHRCAGVPEGPCGLGELNLFQIVLADYQIVVVSADHGYQIIFKGPRQPEDKLLCLIKVQDHYHVCHSLSGFFGKNYYCLDCEKSFNSNDLQHHRCPGRKCTCCHQAQCRDFSTAAGPATVLCRDCNRFFFGAACLLNHQTHTSAGRVAPVPQASVCSTQKRCPDCQTLCQGSAAQRHKCGYGKCPSCKEQVPTDTHRCYIQPIVEQARPMGPRSHRGASAGLATLQANHSEETEPETTNVLPHPLFLYFDIEARQDTGEHVANLLCAETSESNEQFTFKGESCIEAFLDWCQSLTRTDNPHVKRKVICLAHNFKGYDSYFILEQCYKQYVKPEQIVIGAKILSLSFMGLKFLDSLSFLPMPLAAFPKAFGLQELKKGFFPHFFNTQDHQDYIGPIPAQDYYDPQGMSPARKEEFMQWHAERRAEHYEFHFQEELLSYCQSDVRLLKEGCTKFAAEFEQLPGFNPFEHCVTIASACNRFFRKHCLTPQTIASEPIRGWHHKGKPYSRAALEWLYWQEHVEREARHAAITPDEWEHHDLMAQAYPDYPHPFLEEDYIQHAKNKGEMTLLIACQPMRVDGYNPTTRTVYEFHGCFFHGCPACFPSRHVQIRMHDRQTMHDLYLRTQARDQAIVQSGYSLQTMWECEWKRLKASREDIQGFVDGLEFVDRLEPRDAFYGGRTEAVTMHAVADPDQGESIQYVDFTSLYPFVNKSNVYPVGHPVILTELQSTDLTPYFGLAKVTVLPPYGLYLPVLPYRVQGKLLFPLCRSCVEAELAKPLLERSRDCPHADRDRALTGSRWVASQRGSDALKRQEYIAAYLEHEGVQLEYAQIEKNPAKRALAKLMLNSFWGKFGQASNKCQVEAISSPAKFHQLLNQDDVHIHAIRVVNEEMLEIVYNKITEAAPIQPHINIFIAAFTTAHARLHLYRRALFLLQPQQVLYMDTDSIIYKHAPGQPTLETGAYLGQFKNELDEGDTITEFATASPKNYGYVTLQASSSPD; this comes from the exons ATGGCCGATGGCAGACTTCCAAGCTTGTCCTGTACTGCTACCGTCTTGAACAATCCCGTGGAAGACTGTTTAACTGCTGTTGACGTTATCCCGTCTGATCCTACGATTACCGCCGCCTTGAATGATTCGGATGAAGATGCCGCTTGTTTGGAGGTTCTGGAAGCCTTGAAAGATCCTGTCCAAGCGGCCCTGAATGATAGCGCTGAAGAGGCGGCTTGCCTAGAGGCTCTCCAGGCCGCCGAAGCCGACTCATTGCCTTTAGAATTTGAACTCATTCCCCACGTGGATCGTCGAGTGCGTAAATTTGGACTGCATCGCCGTGTGTTTACCACGCGCTTCGTCCAACGGAGAGGTGCCCTTCGTCCCGAACTGATTCCGCGAGACCAGCTTCCATCTTTGTTGAATCAAGCCCTCCAGATCGCCATCCAGCGCCAAGTGTTGGACCAGCCGGGGGTGCACGAGAATGATCACTTAATGATCAACATGTCCAGCAACAGACTACAGCACGCCTACCAGTCTTCCCGAGTCAGAGTCCGTGATTGGCTCCAAGACACCGAACCCGCCCAAATGATGATGCACCAACTAAGTAAAATTCTCAACTCCAACGAGAACTTTGCCATCGATGATAGCTTCCATATTGAAGTCAGTCATATCCGAGACAGTGGGGTCGGGTCAGGCAGTCGCGGCCAACGGCCCGGCACCCAACCCATTGAACagttgttaaaaaacaaaaaaagtgtcgTGCGTATTGAAAACAAAGACGAATTGTGTTGTGCCCGAGCATTGGTCACCGCCAAAGCTTGCCGAGATTGGGGATCCCGTGACGAACAGTACAAACACATTAGAATGGGACGCCCCCTTCAAGAAACCCTCGCCCGCCAACTACACAGATGTGCCGGTGTGCCCGAAGGCCCGTGTGGCCTAGGAGAACTGAACTTATTTCAAATTGTATTGGCCGACTACCAAATTGTGGTGGTGTCCGCCGACCATGGgtatcaaattatttttaaaggcCCTCGCCAACCCGAGGACAAACTCCTCTGCCTCATCAAAGTCCAGGACCATTACCATGTATGTCATTCGTTGAGTGGCTTCTTTGGCAAAAACTATTACTGCCTCGACTGTGAAAAATCCTTTAACAGCAACGATTTGCAACATCACCGTTGTCCAGGCCGGAAATGTACCTGTTGCCACCAAGCCCAATGCCGCGACTTTTCCACAGCAGCTGGCCCGGCCACCGTCCTATGCCGAGACTGCAACCGCTTCTTTTTCGGCGCCGCCTGCCTCCTGAACCACCAGACGCATACCAGTGCGGGCCGTGTAGCGCCCGTTCCCCAAGCATCTGTGTGCAGCACCCAAAAGCGTTGCCCCGACTGCCAGACATTGTGCCAAGGATCAGCCGCCCAACGACACAAATGCGGGTACGGCAAATGCCCATCCTGTAAAGAACAGGTGCCCACAGACACCCATCGATGTTACATCCAGCCGATCGTAGAGCAGGCACGCCCCATGGGTCCACGCAGCCATCGTGGAGCCTCCGCCGGGTTGGCCACCCTCCAAGCCAATCACAGTGAGGAAACCGAGCCTGAGACTACAAACGTCTTGCCCCATCCATTATTCCTCTACTTTGACATTGAAGCCCGCCAAGACACCGGTGAGCACGTGGCCAATTTACTATGTGCAGAAACGTCCGAAAGTAATGAACAGTTCACCTTCAAGGGTGAATCCTGCATTGAGGCCTTCTTAGACTGGTGCCAATCCTTAACCAGGACAGACAATCCGCACGTCAAACGAAAAGTCATTTGCCTGGCCCATAATTTCAAGGGCTATGACAGTTACTTCATTTTGGAACAGTGTTACAAACAGTACGTGAAACCAGAGCAGATAGTCATTGGGGCCAAAATTTTGTCCCTGTCCTTTATGGGACTCAAGTTCCTGGACAGTTTGTCTTTTTTGCCAATGCCTTTGGCAGCGTTTCCTAAAGCCTTTGGATTACAAGAACTGAAAAAGgggttttttccccatttttttaATACCCAAGACCACCAAGACTACATTGGACCTATCCCAGCCCAAGATTACTATGACCCTCAAGGCATGTCGCCTGCCAGAAAAGAGGAGTTTATGCAGTGGCATGCAGAACGCCGGGCCGAACATTACGAGTTCCATTTTCAAGAGGAACTCCTTAGTTACTGCCAAAGTGATGTTCGCCTCCTCAAAGAAGGATGTACCAAATTTGCCGCCGAATTTGAACAACTACCGGGGTTTAACCCATTTGAACATTGTGTGACCATTGCGTCCGCCTGCAACCGATTTTTTCGCAAACATTGTTTGACCCCTCAGACCATTGCCTCGGAACCCATTCGAGGCTGGCATCACAAAGGCAAACCTTATTCCCGGGCCGCCCTGGAATGGCTCTATTGGCAAGAGCACGTGGAACGAGAGGCCCGACATGCGGCCATCACCCCCGACGAGTGGGAGCACCATGACCTGATGGCCCAAGCCTACCCTGACTACCCTCATCCGTTTTTGGAAGAAGATTACATTCAGCATGCCAAAAACAAAGGTGAAATGACGCTCCTGATCGCCTGCCAGCCCATGCGCGTGGACGGTTACAATCCCACCACACGCACCGTCTACGAATTCCACGGTTGTTTTTTCCACGGGTGCCCTGCCTGTTTTCCGAGCCGCCACGTCCAGATCCGGATGCACGATCGCCAGACCATGCATGACCTGTACCTTCGCACCCAGGCGAGAGACCAAGCCATCGTTCAGTCTGGGTACTCTCTCCAAACCATGTGGGAGTGCGAGTGGAAACGTCTCAAGGCCAGCCGCGAGGATATCCAAGGGTTCGTGGACGGGTTGGAGTTCGTAGACCGCCTAGAACCTCGAGACGCCTTTTATGGGGGTCGTACTGAAGCCGTGACCATGCATGCCGTGGCTGATCCTGACCAAGGTGAATCCATTCAATACGTGGATTTTACCTCCTTGTACCCGTTTGTCAACAAGAGCAACGTTTACCCGGTAGGCCATCCAGTCATCCTGACAGAACTACAGTCCACCGACCTGACGCCATACTTTGGTTTGGCCAAAGTCACTGTGCTGCCGCCGTATGGGTTGTACTTGCCCGTGCTGCCCTACAGAGTCCAAGGCAAATTACTCTTCCCATTGTGCCGATCCTGTGTCGAAGCCGAATTGGCCAAACCCCTCTTAGAAAGGAGTCGTGACTGCCCTCACGCAGACAGAGATCGCGCTCTGACGG GAAGCCGATGGGTGGCCAGCCAGCGTGGGTCAGATGCATTAAAACGGCAGGAATACATAGCAGCCTACCTGGAACACGAAGGAGTCCAGTTAGAGTACGCGCAGATCGAGAAGAACCCCGCGAAACGTGCCTTGGCGAAATTGATGCTCAATAGTTTTTGGGGCAAATTTGGCCAGGCCAGCAACAAATGCCAAGTGGAAGCCATCTCCAGTCCTGCCAAGTTTCATCAACTCCTCAACCAAGATGATGTCCACATCCACGCCATCCGTGTGGTCAACGAAGAGATGTTAGAAATCGTCTATAATAAGATTACGGAAGCCGCACCCATCCAGCCTCACATCAACATTTTTATCGCCGCCTTTACCACCGCCCATGCCCGTCTGCATTTGTATCGTCGAGCCTTGTTTCTGTTACAGCCCCAGCAAGTTTTGTACATGGACACGGACAGCATCATTTACAAACATGCACCAGGGCAACCCACCCTCGAAACGGGAGCGTACCTGGgccagttcaaaaatgaattagacGAGGGAGATACCATCACGGAATTCGCCACGGCTAGTCCCAAGAATTACGGCTACGTCACTCTTCAAG CATCCTCAAGCCCAGACTAG